A region of Chloroflexaceae bacterium DNA encodes the following proteins:
- a CDS encoding ABC transporter permease: MTRYILRRLGFLALTLLFTSALIFVITRLLPGDVARVILGREASEQALEALREELGLNRPAVVQYLDWLGDFVRGDWGRSYSTRLPIREVVLERLGNSLMLAGFTLVIAVPLAVALGVIAGLREDRLADQAISIGALAVVGLPEFVTGLVLIDLFAFRLRWLPANSSIAPGSGFLAALPQLILPALTATLVLLAYIIRLTRAGVIEELRQDYVRTAALKGLPQRVVIVRHVLRNALLPTVTVVAISLGWLISGLIVVENVFNYPGLGRLLTFAIDRRDLPLLQAVSMITVLIFALANLAADVIYAFLNPRIRLG; this comes from the coding sequence ATGACACGCTATATCTTGCGTCGTCTGGGCTTTCTGGCGCTAACGTTGCTGTTCACCTCGGCGCTGATCTTCGTGATCACCCGGCTGCTTCCGGGTGACGTGGCCCGGGTGATCCTGGGGCGCGAGGCGAGCGAGCAGGCCCTGGAGGCGCTGCGCGAGGAACTGGGGCTCAATCGGCCGGCGGTGGTGCAGTACCTTGACTGGCTGGGCGACTTTGTGCGCGGCGACTGGGGACGTTCCTACAGCACGCGCCTGCCGATCCGCGAGGTGGTGCTGGAACGGCTGGGCAACTCGCTGATGCTGGCCGGTTTCACGCTGGTGATCGCTGTGCCGCTGGCGGTGGCTCTGGGGGTGATCGCCGGGTTGCGCGAGGATCGCCTGGCGGACCAGGCGATCAGCATCGGCGCGCTGGCGGTGGTCGGGTTGCCCGAGTTTGTCACCGGGCTGGTGCTGATTGACCTGTTCGCCTTCCGCCTGCGCTGGTTGCCGGCGAACTCTTCGATTGCTCCGGGCAGCGGCTTTCTGGCCGCACTGCCGCAGTTGATCCTGCCAGCGCTCACGGCGACGCTGGTGCTGCTGGCCTACATCATTCGTCTGACGCGGGCCGGAGTGATCGAGGAGCTGCGGCAGGATTACGTGCGCACGGCGGCGTTGAAGGGCCTGCCGCAACGGGTGGTGATCGTGCGCCACGTCTTACGCAATGCCCTGTTGCCGACCGTCACGGTGGTGGCGATCAGCCTGGGATGGCTGATCAGCGGCCTGATCGTGGTCGAGAATGTCTTCAACTACCCCGGCCTGGGTCGCCTGCTAACTTTTGCCATTGATCGGCGCGATCTGCCCTTGTTGCAGGCTGTGAGCATGATCACGGTGCTGATCTTCGCGCTTGCGAACCTGGCCGCGGATGTGATCTATGCCTTTTTGAATCCACGGATCCGGTTGGGATAG
- a CDS encoding superoxide dismutase codes for MPFELPPLPYAYNALEPHIDEATMHYHHDNHHQTYVNNLNNAIAKHLELKDKSLEELLRNLDAVPEDIRMAVRNNGGGHWNHTFFWEIMTPGGGGEPTGSLAAAIISDFGSFSAFQEQFKAAALGRFGSGWAWLIADKNGALSIMSTPNQDNPLMEGKTAILGVDVWEHAYYLKYQYRRAAYIDAWWNTVNWNKVAELYAAAKA; via the coding sequence ATGCCGTTCGAACTCCCGCCGCTTCCGTATGCGTACAACGCCCTCGAGCCTCATATTGACGAGGCGACCATGCATTACCACCACGACAACCACCATCAGACCTACGTTAACAATCTGAATAACGCTATCGCCAAACATCTGGAACTGAAGGATAAGAGCCTGGAGGAACTGCTCCGCAACCTCGACGCCGTTCCCGAGGACATCCGTATGGCCGTGCGCAACAACGGCGGCGGTCACTGGAACCATACCTTCTTCTGGGAAATCATGACTCCCGGCGGCGGCGGTGAACCGACCGGCTCTCTGGCTGCCGCCATTATCAGCGATTTTGGCAGCTTTTCCGCTTTCCAGGAGCAGTTCAAGGCAGCCGCCCTGGGCCGCTTCGGTTCCGGCTGGGCCTGGCTCATCGCCGATAAGAACGGCGCGCTGAGCATCATGAGCACGCCCAACCAGGATAACCCCCTCATGGAGGGCAAAACCGCCATCCTCGGCGTGGACGTCTGGGAACACGCCTACTACCTGAAGTACCAGTACCGCCGCGCCGCCTATATTGACGCCTGGTGGAACACCGTCAACTGGAACAAGGTGGCCGAACTCTACGCCGCCGCCAAAGCGTAA
- a CDS encoding winged helix-turn-helix transcriptional regulator yields the protein MTERREQGATRQNILNLLRRHGEMTAQEISDALGIGAVGVRQHLALLERDGQVQVVGVRRNIGRPSHLYALTAEAEACFPKGYDRLALDLVTCLDDIGGSAAIEQVLSRRREALAQEFRPHLDGKDRAARVAALAELLAEQGYMCEWEQHEDGSFTLTEYNCPVDCVARRHPQFCAQELRLYEDLLGTPIARDGTIATGARCCRYHVPA from the coding sequence ATGACAGAACGCAGAGAGCAGGGAGCGACCCGCCAGAACATCCTGAACCTCCTCCGCCGCCATGGCGAAATGACGGCGCAGGAAATCAGTGATGCGCTTGGCATTGGCGCGGTAGGGGTGCGCCAGCACCTGGCCCTGCTCGAGCGTGACGGTCAGGTTCAGGTGGTCGGAGTACGGCGCAACATCGGGCGCCCTTCCCATCTCTACGCCCTTACCGCCGAGGCCGAGGCCTGTTTTCCCAAAGGCTACGACCGCCTGGCCCTTGACCTGGTAACCTGCCTGGATGACATTGGCGGTTCCGCGGCGATTGAGCAGGTCCTTTCTCGCCGCCGCGAGGCGCTGGCACAGGAATTCCGGCCCCATCTGGACGGCAAGGACCGCGCTGCCCGGGTGGCGGCCCTGGCCGAACTCCTGGCCGAGCAGGGATACATGTGCGAGTGGGAACAGCACGAGGATGGCTCGTTTACCCTCACCGAGTATAACTGTCCGGTTGACTGCGTCGCGCGTCGCCACCCGCAGTTCTGCGCCCAGGAATTACGGCTCTACGAAGACTTGCTTGGAACGCCGATCGCCCGCGACGGCACTATCGCCACTGGCGCGCGCTGCTGCCGGTACCACGTTCCCGCCTGA